From one Paeniglutamicibacter psychrophenolicus genomic stretch:
- the carB gene encoding carbamoyl-phosphate synthase large subunit, giving the protein MPKREDLKSVLVIGSGPIVIGQAAEFDYSGTQALRVLKEEGLRVILVNSNPATIMTDPEFADATYVEPITPEVVEKIIAKERPDAILPTLGGQTALNTAIALDKAGVLAKYNVELIGANIEAIELGEDREKFKGVVERCGAESAKSVIVHTMEEAFAAVEELNYPVVVRPSFTMGGLGSGMAYNAEDLRRIAGQGLQYSPTTEVLLEESILGWKEYELEMMRDKNDNVVVICSIENFDPVGVHTGDSITVAPAMTLTDREYQKLRDISIAVIREVGVDTGGCNIQFAIEPDTGRIVVIEMNPRVSRSSALASKATGFAIAKIATKLSLGYTLDEIPNDITLKTPAAFEPALDYVVVKVPRFAFEKFPAADATLTTTMKSVGEAMAIGRNFTEALQKALRSLEQKGSEIEFNKPMDFEIEQLLEDSIKGSTDRLYNVQRALLGGASIEQVFEKTAIDPWYLDQLVLINETAAMIRSNPDLNEEVLREAKRHGFSDAQIAKLTFKTEAVVRGIRHALGIRPVFKTVDTCAAEFEAFTPYHYSSYDEETEVALHEKPSVIILGSGPNRIGQGIEFDYSCVHATMALRKAGYETVMVNCNPETVSTDYDVSTRLYFEPLTLEDVLEVIHAEESTGGVLGVFVQLGGQTPLKLAQELADAGVPILGTSPEAIDLAEHRGAFQRVLDAGGLIAPKNGTAVSFDEAKKIADEIGYPVLVRPSYVLGGRGMEIVYDEANLSRYITNATEITADHPVLVDRFLEDAIEIDVDALFDGTDLYVGGIMEHIEEAGIHSGDSACVLPPITLGQDVRDRVVAATRAIAEGVGVRGLINIQFALASDVLYVIEANPRASRTVPFTSKATGVQLAKAAAMIGVGVSIAHLRSVHHLLPESGDGANLPEGAPVSVKEAVLPFARFRTPEGKVVDSLLGPEMRSTGEVMGIDKYFDTAFAKSQAAANSPLPTKGKVFVSVANRDKRSIVIPVKHLADIGFEIISTGGTAEVLRRNGIPSTVVRKVREGQVEGESNIVDLITDGEISLILNTPSGGDSRGDGYEIRAAAVSVGTPIITTVAEFGAAIQAIDAMRHFEWSVTSLQEHAKTLQAAGIAEADAAAAAKDGANA; this is encoded by the coding sequence ATGCCGAAGCGCGAAGACCTCAAGTCGGTCCTGGTCATCGGCTCCGGGCCGATCGTCATTGGCCAGGCAGCCGAGTTCGACTACTCCGGCACCCAGGCACTGCGGGTGCTCAAGGAGGAGGGCCTGCGGGTCATCCTGGTCAACTCCAACCCCGCCACCATCATGACCGACCCGGAGTTCGCCGACGCCACCTACGTCGAGCCGATCACCCCGGAGGTCGTTGAAAAGATCATCGCCAAGGAACGCCCCGACGCGATCCTGCCGACCCTGGGCGGGCAGACCGCACTGAACACCGCCATCGCGCTGGACAAGGCCGGCGTGCTGGCCAAGTACAACGTCGAGCTGATCGGCGCGAACATCGAGGCCATCGAGCTCGGCGAGGACCGCGAGAAGTTCAAGGGCGTCGTGGAGCGCTGCGGCGCCGAAAGCGCCAAGTCGGTCATCGTGCACACCATGGAGGAGGCCTTCGCCGCCGTCGAGGAACTGAACTACCCGGTCGTCGTGCGCCCGTCCTTCACCATGGGCGGACTGGGCTCGGGCATGGCGTACAACGCCGAGGACCTGCGCCGCATCGCCGGCCAGGGCCTGCAGTACTCGCCGACCACCGAGGTGCTCCTGGAGGAGTCGATCCTGGGCTGGAAGGAGTACGAGCTGGAAATGATGCGCGACAAGAACGACAACGTCGTGGTCATCTGCTCCATCGAGAACTTCGATCCGGTAGGCGTGCACACCGGAGACTCGATCACCGTGGCACCGGCCATGACGCTGACCGACCGCGAGTACCAGAAGCTGCGCGACATCTCCATCGCGGTCATCCGCGAGGTCGGCGTCGACACCGGCGGCTGCAACATCCAGTTCGCCATCGAGCCGGACACCGGGCGCATCGTGGTCATCGAGATGAACCCGCGCGTTTCGCGTTCCTCCGCGCTGGCCTCCAAGGCCACCGGCTTCGCCATCGCGAAGATCGCCACCAAGCTCTCGCTGGGCTACACGCTGGACGAGATCCCGAACGACATCACGCTGAAGACCCCGGCGGCCTTCGAGCCGGCCCTCGACTACGTCGTTGTCAAGGTCCCGCGCTTCGCGTTCGAGAAGTTCCCGGCGGCAGATGCCACGCTGACCACCACCATGAAGTCGGTCGGCGAGGCCATGGCCATCGGCCGCAACTTCACCGAGGCACTGCAGAAGGCCCTGCGCTCCCTGGAGCAAAAGGGGTCCGAAATCGAGTTCAACAAGCCGATGGACTTCGAGATCGAGCAGCTGCTCGAGGACTCCATCAAGGGCTCCACGGACCGCCTGTACAACGTGCAGCGCGCGCTGCTCGGCGGGGCATCCATCGAGCAGGTCTTCGAGAAGACCGCCATCGACCCGTGGTACCTGGACCAGCTGGTGCTGATCAACGAGACCGCAGCGATGATCCGCTCCAACCCCGATCTGAACGAGGAGGTGCTGCGCGAGGCCAAGCGCCACGGCTTCTCCGATGCGCAGATCGCCAAGCTGACTTTCAAGACCGAGGCCGTGGTCCGCGGGATCCGCCACGCCCTGGGCATCCGCCCGGTCTTCAAGACCGTCGACACCTGCGCCGCCGAGTTCGAGGCCTTCACCCCGTACCACTACTCCTCCTACGACGAGGAGACCGAGGTCGCGCTGCACGAAAAGCCGTCGGTCATCATCCTCGGCTCGGGCCCGAACCGCATCGGCCAGGGCATCGAATTCGACTACTCCTGCGTCCACGCCACCATGGCGCTGCGCAAGGCCGGCTACGAGACCGTCATGGTCAACTGCAACCCGGAAACCGTCTCCACCGACTACGACGTGTCCACCCGCCTGTACTTCGAGCCGCTCACGCTCGAGGACGTGCTGGAGGTCATCCACGCGGAGGAATCCACCGGCGGCGTGCTGGGCGTGTTCGTGCAGCTCGGCGGGCAGACCCCGCTGAAGCTCGCGCAGGAACTCGCCGATGCCGGCGTGCCGATCCTGGGCACCTCCCCGGAGGCCATCGACCTGGCCGAGCACCGCGGCGCCTTCCAGCGCGTGCTGGATGCCGGCGGGCTGATCGCCCCGAAGAACGGCACCGCGGTGTCCTTCGACGAGGCCAAGAAGATCGCCGACGAGATCGGCTACCCGGTCCTGGTGCGCCCAAGCTACGTGCTGGGCGGGCGCGGCATGGAGATCGTGTACGACGAGGCAAACCTCTCCCGCTACATCACCAACGCCACCGAAATCACCGCCGACCACCCGGTGCTCGTTGACCGGTTCCTCGAGGACGCCATCGAGATCGACGTCGACGCGCTGTTCGACGGCACCGACCTGTACGTCGGCGGCATCATGGAGCACATCGAGGAGGCCGGCATCCACTCCGGCGACTCCGCCTGCGTGCTGCCCCCCATCACCCTGGGCCAGGATGTGCGCGACCGCGTGGTCGCCGCAACCCGCGCCATCGCCGAGGGCGTGGGCGTGCGCGGCTTGATCAACATCCAGTTCGCGCTGGCGTCCGACGTGCTCTACGTGATCGAGGCCAACCCGCGCGCCAGCCGCACCGTGCCGTTCACCTCCAAGGCCACCGGCGTGCAGCTGGCCAAGGCCGCGGCGATGATCGGGGTCGGCGTGTCCATCGCCCACCTGCGCTCGGTGCACCACCTGCTGCCGGAATCCGGCGACGGGGCCAACCTGCCCGAGGGCGCACCGGTCTCGGTGAAGGAAGCAGTGCTTCCCTTCGCCCGCTTCCGCACCCCGGAGGGCAAGGTCGTTGACTCGCTGCTCGGCCCGGAAATGCGCTCCACCGGCGAGGTCATGGGCATCGACAAGTACTTCGACACCGCCTTCGCCAAATCGCAGGCCGCGGCCAACTCGCCGCTGCCGACCAAGGGCAAGGTCTTCGTCTCGGTCGCGAACCGCGACAAGCGCTCGATCGTGATCCCGGTCAAGCACCTGGCCGACATCGGCTTCGAGATCATCTCCACCGGCGGCACCGCCGAGGTGCTGCGCCGCAACGGCATCCCCTCCACCGTGGTCCGCAAAGTCCGCGAGGGACAGGTCGAGGGCGAATCCAACATCGTCGATTTGATCACCGACGGGGAGATCAGCCTGATCCTGAACACCCCCTCGGGCGGCGACTCGCGCGGGGACGGCTACGAGATCCGCGCCGCAGCGGTCTCCGTGGGCACCCCGATCATCACCACCGTCGCCGAGTTCGGTGCCGCAATCCAGGCCATCGACGCGATGCGCCACTTCGAATGGTCGGTGACCTCGCTGCAGGAGCACGCCAAGACCCTGCAGGCCGCCGGCATCGCCGAGGCCGACGCGGCCGCAGCGGCCAAGGACGGCGCCAATGCCTAG